CCACCGGCGGCTTCACGGAGGACCACGCTCCGGCGGGCGGGTGGCCGTCGTCCCACCACGGGCGCTTCGGCGAGACACCCAGGGGCGACGCGCCTCCGCCCCACGCGCGGCGGCGACGGCGTCAGGTGCGAGGAGGGCGTGCGGCTCCGGTCGGGGTCGTGAGCGCGGCCTGCACGGCCGGTGCGACGAGCGCGACGATCTCGTCCTCGGTCGCGGAGGCGATCGGCTCGACCTGGAGCACGTAGCGCGACGTCGCGACGCCGAGCAGGTAGGAGGTCGCGAGGGTCACGCGCATCCGCGCGTCCGGGACGCCGAGGAACGCCACCACGCGGTCGACGACCGCCGACTCGAGGAACTCGCGCAGGGACGCCGTCGCCTTGGTGGCCCCGGCGCCGGCGCGCACCATCTCGGCGAGCTGCTCGCGCGTCTCGGGGTCGTCGAGCATGCGCAGGGTGACCCGCACCAGGCGCTCGCCGAGGCCGTCGACGCCCGGCGCGAGCAGCTGCGCGATCGACGTCCCGGGGTCGACCGGCAGGCGCATCGCGGCCGCGAACAGGGCCTCGCGGTTGGCGTAGTAGCGGCGCACGACGTCCGGCGCGACCCCGGCCGCGGCGGCCACGCCCTTCATGGTGGTGTTGAGGTAGCCGCGGGCCGCGTACGCGGCGCGCGCGGCGTCGAGGACCTGCCGGGCGAGGTCGTCGGAGCCGCTCACGGCCGGGCCTCCTCGTGCACGGCCGGCTCCCCGGCCAGGTGGCGGCGCGCGAAGTCGAGCGACTCGCGCAGGGCCAGCTCGCGCTCGGCCCGGTCGGCGGCCTTGCGGGTGCTGATCTCCACCACCACGTGCCCGTCGAAGCCGGAGGAGCCCAGCCCCTGGAGCAGCTCGGCGCACGGCTGGTCGCCCCGCCCCGGCACGAGGTGCTCGTCGCGCGAGGACCCGCTGCCGTCGGCGAGGTGCACGTGCACGAGGCGCTCGCCGAGGTCGGCGGCCATCTCCAGCGCGTCCGAGCGCGACACGGACGTGTGCGAGAGGTCGAGCGTGGTGTGGCGGTAGTCGTCGTCGCGCACGTCCCAGCCGGGCAGATAGGCCATGAACTGCTGGGAGGCGGCCTTCCACGGGAACATGTTCTCGACGGCGAAGCGCACGTCGGTCTCGGACGCCATCCGCTCGATGCCCTGCACGAAGTCGCGGGCGTAGTCGCGCTGCCAGCGGAAGGGCGGGTGCACGACGACCGTCGAGGCCCCGAGCCGCTCGGCCGCGGCCTGGGCGCGGCGCAGCTTCGCCCACGGTTCGGTGCCCCACACGCGCTGGCTCACGAGCAGGCAGGGCGCGTGGATCGACGTGATCGCGATGCCGTAGTGGTCGCGCAGTCGCAGCAGCGCCTCGGGGTCCTGGCTCACCGGGTCGGTGAGCACCATCACCTCGAGGCCGTCGTAGCCGAGGCGGGCGGCCATCTCGAAGGCGGCCGCCGTCGACTCCGGGAACGTCGATGCGGTCGAGAGGGTGACCAGCGGGCTCACGGCGTCATCCTGCGACGCCGACGGGCCGGACACCATCCGTGGCCTGGTTGCGCTCGCGCTCGGACCAGATCCGGATGAGCCCGATCACGGCTGCGCCGAGGACGCCCACGCCGAGGGCGACGAAGCCCTGCGCGTCCGGGTGCCACTCGAGGGCGAACAGCTGCGAGATCGGCGGGATGAACAGCACGCCGAGGAAGGCCACGAGCATGGAGACGCAGATCGCCCAGCGCAGCGGCGACCACGGCCGGGCCACCATCACGAGCACCCACCAGGCGGTGACGAACAGCGTCACCACGGCGGCGGACCGGGCGTCGTCGACGTCGTCGCCCGTGAGCCCCAGCACGTACCCGTAGGTGACGTACGCCGAGACCGCCGTGACCAGGCCGGCCGGCGCGGCGAAGCGCAGCACCCGGCGGAAGAAGCCCTTGCGGAAGCGCTGGGTGTTCGGCATGAGCGCGAGGAAGAACGCCGGGGTGCCGATCGTGAGCGCGGTGACGATGGTGAGGTGCCGGTTGAGGAAGGGGAACGGCAGCACGAACACCACCGTCGCGATGGAGACCGCCATCGCGTAGAAGCTCTTGGTGAGGAACAGGTCCGACACGCGCTCGACGTTGCCGAGCACCCGCCGGCCCTCGGCGACCACCGACGGCATCACCGAGAACGCGTCGTCGAGCAGCACGATCTGCGCCACCGAACGGGTCGCCCCGGCGCCCGACCCCATCGCGATGCCGAGATCGGCGTCCTTCAGGGCGAGCACGTCGTTGACGCCGTCGCCGGTCATCGCGACGACGTGGCCGCGGCTCTGCAGCGCCCCCACCATCGCGCGCTTCTGCGCCGGCGTCACGCGGCCGAACACGGTCGTGGACTCGAGCACCTCGGCCATCGCCTCGACGTCGTCGGGCAGCTCGCGCGCGTCGTAGGGCCGGTCCGCACCGGGGATCCCGGCCTGCTCGGCGATCGCGCCCACCGTGACGGCGTTGTCGCCGCTGATCACGGTGACCCGCACGTCCTGGTCCAGGAAGAAGCGCACCGTGTCCGGCGCGTCCGAGCGCAGCGTCTGGTTGATGACGACGAGGGCCGCAGGGGTCAGCTCGCCCGGGCCGCCCTCCGCGCTCGGCCGTCCGGCGGATCGGGCCAGCACCAGCACCCTGGCCCCGCCCCGGGCCAGACCGTCGCCGCGGGCGCGGACCGGGTCGCCGTCGGGCAGCAGCATCTCGGGCGCGCCGAGCACCCACGCGCCCTGCTCCTCGAACACCGCCGCCGACCACTTGCGGGCGCTGGAGAACGGCACGGCCGACGCCGCGCGCCAGCCCTCGGGGGCGGGGTAGCCCCCGGCCACGGCCAGCAGCGTCGGGTTGGGCTCGGGCTCGCTGGCCGCCAGCGCCCCGAGCGCCGCGTCGACGGGCGCCGCCCCGTCGAGCACGACGACGTCGTGGACGGCCATCCCGGGCTCGGTGAGCGTGCCGGTCTTGTCCACGCACACGACGTCGACGCGCGCGAGCACCTCCACGGCGGGCATGTCCTGCACGAGCGCGCGCCGGGACGCCAGCCGGATGACCGACACCGCCATCGCGATGCTCGTGAGCAGCACGAGCCCCTCGGGGACCATCGTGATCACGCCCGGCACGGTGCCGGCGATGGCCGCGCGGATCGCGCCGTCGTTGGCGTTGTACTGCGAGACGAACAGCAGGATCGCGACCGGCACCAGCGCGTAGGAGACGTAGCGGATGAACCGCTGGATCGAGTCGCGCAGCTCGGAGCGGGTGAGGCTGAACCTGCTCGCCTCGTCGGCCAGCCGCGCCGCGTAGGAGTCGTGGCCGACCCGCGTCGCGCGCACGAGCCCGGACCCGGCGACCACGAAGGAGCCGGACAGCACCTCGGCGCCGCCGCCCTTCTCCACGGGGTCGGCCTCCCCGGTGAGCAGCGACTCGTCGAGCTCGAGGCCATGCGACTCGACGACCTCGGAGTCGACCAGCATCTGGTCGCCGGTGCGGATGACGATGAGGTCG
This window of the Frankiales bacterium genome carries:
- a CDS encoding TetR family transcriptional regulator, with amino-acid sequence MSGSDDLARQVLDAARAAYAARGYLNTTMKGVAAAAGVAPDVVRRYYANREALFAAAMRLPVDPGTSIAQLLAPGVDGLGERLVRVTLRMLDDPETREQLAEMVRAGAGATKATASLREFLESAVVDRVVAFLGVPDARMRVTLATSYLLGVATSRYVLQVEPIASATEDEIVALVAPAVQAALTTPTGAARPPRT
- a CDS encoding TIM barrel protein, yielding MVSGPSASQDDAVSPLVTLSTASTFPESTAAAFEMAARLGYDGLEVMVLTDPVSQDPEALLRLRDHYGIAITSIHAPCLLVSQRVWGTEPWAKLRRAQAAAERLGASTVVVHPPFRWQRDYARDFVQGIERMASETDVRFAVENMFPWKAASQQFMAYLPGWDVRDDDYRHTTLDLSHTSVSRSDALEMAADLGERLVHVHLADGSGSSRDEHLVPGRGDQPCAELLQGLGSSGFDGHVVVEISTRKAADRAERELALRESLDFARRHLAGEPAVHEEARP
- a CDS encoding HAD-IC family P-type ATPase encodes the protein MTSEQVAVAPAGLTSAEVAQRVAAGQVNAVKDRNARSLGDIARANTFTYFNALIGSLWVLMLVSAPLIDSLFGLVIVINTAIGVVQEYRAARTLAKLSLVGQKQALVRRDGAEVEVPPHDLVLDDLIVIRTGDQMLVDSEVVESHGLELDESLLTGEADPVEKGGGAEVLSGSFVVAGSGLVRATRVGHDSYAARLADEASRFSLTRSELRDSIQRFIRYVSYALVPVAILLFVSQYNANDGAIRAAIAGTVPGVITMVPEGLVLLTSIAMAVSVIRLASRRALVQDMPAVEVLARVDVVCVDKTGTLTEPGMAVHDVVVLDGAAPVDAALGALAASEPEPNPTLLAVAGGYPAPEGWRAASAVPFSSARKWSAAVFEEQGAWVLGAPEMLLPDGDPVRARGDGLARGGARVLVLARSAGRPSAEGGPGELTPAALVVINQTLRSDAPDTVRFFLDQDVRVTVISGDNAVTVGAIAEQAGIPGADRPYDARELPDDVEAMAEVLESTTVFGRVTPAQKRAMVGALQSRGHVVAMTGDGVNDVLALKDADLGIAMGSGAGATRSVAQIVLLDDAFSVMPSVVAEGRRVLGNVERVSDLFLTKSFYAMAVSIATVVFVLPFPFLNRHLTIVTALTIGTPAFFLALMPNTQRFRKGFFRRVLRFAAPAGLVTAVSAYVTYGYVLGLTGDDVDDARSAAVVTLFVTAWWVLVMVARPWSPLRWAICVSMLVAFLGVLFIPPISQLFALEWHPDAQGFVALGVGVLGAAVIGLIRIWSERERNQATDGVRPVGVAG